DNA sequence from the Gordonia polyisoprenivorans genome:
GAACACCGAACGACTCAGGAGCCCTTTTCTGTCTCAGCAGTTGTCAGGAGTTCCTCGGCGTGCGCCTTGCCCGTATCGGACTCCCCGAGTCCGGCGAGCATCCGGGCGAGTTCGGCGATCCGCTCGTCGCGCTCGAGCGCACGCACGGTACTCGTCTGCACCGCACCCTTACTCGTGCTCTTGCCGATGACGAGGTGATTATCGGCGAACGCAGCGACCTGCGGGAGATGGGTCACGACGATGACCTGATGGGCACGCGCCAGCCGGGCCAGACGACGCCCGATCTCCACCGCGGCGCGCCCGCCCACTCCGGCGTCGACCTCGTCGAACACCATCACCGAGCCTGAAGTCGGTTCGGCGAGAACGACTTCGAGAGCGAGCATCACTCGTGACAGCTCACCACCGGACGCCGAGGTCGCGATGGGCAGCGGGCGGGCGCCCTTGTGCGGAACCAGGGCGAATTCGACGCGGTCGGCGCCGTCGGCGCCGGCGTGTGCGCGCTGCCCGTCGACCTCGATGGCCAGCCGGTCGTCGGCATCGGCGGATTCGAGTCCGACCTCGACCGACAGCGTCGAGTCCCCCATCGCCAAACCGGCGAGTTCCTTGGACACCTTGCCGGCCATCGTTGTGGCCGCCTTCGCACGAATGCGATGCAGGGTGGCCGCGGCGTCGGCGACGATCTCGGCCGCCGCGGTGGCGCGCCGCTCGAGTTCTTCGACGCTGCCCTGGGGGTCCTCGATCTGCTCGAGTCGCGTCTGTGCCTGCGTGCGCCAGTCGATCACGCCGTCGATGTCGGGGGCGTACTTGCGTACCAGCGATTTCAATTCGCCCTGGCGCGAGAGTAATTGGTCGAGGGAATCGGCGTCGGTCGGTAGCGCCGACAGATATGCGGTGAGTTCGTCGCCGATGTCGGTGACGACCGTCAGTGTTTCGCCGACGCGGCCGGCGAGACGTTTGAGCTCATCGTCGGCGGCCGCCTCGAGCATCGACCGCACCTGACCGAGTCCCTCGATCACCGACCCCGACTCGCCGGCGACGATCTCGTGCGATCCCGACGCGGCGGTCCGGATCGACTCGAGATCGGTGAGTCGTCGGATGGTATCGGCGAGGGAGTCGTCTTCTCCGGGTTGTGGATCGATCGCTGCGATCTCGTCGATCCCGAAGCGCAGTCGGTCGGCCTCCTGGGCGAGGCCGCGGGAATTGGCGCGGAGTTCGTCGAGCTCGTCGAGTATCGCCAGCCACTCGGCGCGCGCACGGCGATAGGCGGCGAGCGCCTTGGTTGCCTTCGCTCCGGCGAAGGTATCCAGTGCGGCGCGCTGACGGTCGGGACGCAGCAGTCGTAGCTGGTCGTTCTGACCGTGCACGGTCAACACCGAGCTGACGAGCTTGCCCAACGTACCCACCGGAACCGAACGTCCACCGAGATGCGCGCGGGATCGGCCGTCGGCGTTGACGGTGCGGACCGCGATGACGGTGCCGTCGTCGTCGAGGTCGGCGCCGCTGGACTCGAGGAGGTCGGCGACCTCCCCGTCGGGTCCCTGGTCGGGATCGGCGACGCGAAAGCGCCCCTCGACCGTTGCCTTGGCGGCCCCGGACCGAACCCGCCCGGCGTCGGCGCGGCCGCCAGCCAGCAGACGCAGACTTGTCACGATCATCGTCTTGCCCGCGCCGGTCTCACCGGTCAGCGCGGTGAAACCGGGAGGAAACTGTGCCGACGCCCCGTCGATGACGCCGAGGCCGGCGATGGACAGTTCTTCCAGCACTCCTAGGCCTGCCTCCCCCGCCAGCCCGTGACCGGCAGATCGAATTTCCGGACGAGGCGATCGGCGAACGGGTCGGAGTCGATCCGCACCCACTGCACCGATCGGTCGCTGCGCACCACCTCGACCCGCGCGCCTGCGGGCACGTCGAGGCGTCGGCGGCCGTCGCAGAGGGCGAACCCGGAGCGGCCGAGTTTGTCGACCTCCACCGCGATCCGTGACCGTGGACTGGTCACCATGGGTCGGGCGAACAAGGCGTGGGCGTTGCTGGGCACCACCAGGATCGCCTCGAGATCCGGCCACATCACCGGTCCGCCCGCGGAGAACGCGTAGGCGGTGGACCCCGTCGGCGTCGATACCAGGACGCCGTCGGCACCGAAAGCCGACACCGGACGCCCATCGACCTCGGTGATGAGTTCGAGCACACCGGTGCTGGTGCGATTGAGGATCGCGACCTCGTTCAGTGCCCAGCTGGTCTGGGGGATGCCCTCGGTGTCCGCCGGGTCGATGACGGTGACGTCGAGTGTCATCCGCGGTTCCACCCGATAATCACCGGACACGAGCTGGGCCATCACCTCGTCGACGCGGTTGGCCTCGCCCTCGGCGAGAAAACCGATGTGGCCCAGATTGATTCCGAGAACCGGCACGCCCGCGGGATACGCCAGCTCGGCGGCCCGCAGAAAGGTGCCGTCGCCGCCGAGCACGATGACGATCTCGCATCCCTCCGCCGAATCGGGGGCGCCTGAGGTCACCGCCACCTGCGCACCGAGTTCTCGCAGGTGCGCCGGATCGAGGGGGTTGCGTTCCGGGGGGCGCGGGATGGGTCCGGTATCGGCCACCGACTGCGGGTAAGCGCGTGCCTCGCTGGCGGGGTCGGGATCGACGTGGGTGTCGTGGTCGATGACCCGCAGCGCCACCCCGCCCTCGGCGCAGTGCCGGGCGATCGCGGCGATGGTGTGGGTCACGGTCTCACGGCCGGTGTGCGCGACGACGAGGAACTCGCGATGGGCGGAACCGGTTCGTTCGAACCCGCGGGCCGGATCGGATGCACCGCCTGTGCTATCCGAATCCGCGACCGATGCGTTGCCCACCTGGTCTCCTTTCGTCTCGCACGATGACATTCAGCGCGGACCGTCGGCGACGGCCTGCCTGATCATCCGGATGATGTCCGGACCCACGTCCGGTTGCGACGCATTCCCATCGAGGGCATCCCGTGCCGGGCTCTCGCCTGTCGCCTCGCCCTCGACCGGCGATACGCCCCGGCTACCGACCCTATCGCCCGACGCCGACACCGTGCCCGACGGCCGCTGCAACCAGAGGAAATACTCGACGTTGCCCGACGGTCCCGGGAGCGGGCTGGCCGTCACCGCGCGGGTGACCAGGCCGAGCCGCGCGGCCTCGGTGACCACCTTGACGACGGCCTCCACCCGCAGGTCGGGGTCGCGCACCACGCCACCGGAACCGACGCGATCCTTACCCACCTCGAACTGCGGCTTGACCATCGGCACGATGTCGGCCCCGGGACGCGCACATGCGACGAAGGCGGGTAGGACCAACGCGAGTGAGATGAATGACAGGTCGGCGACGACGAGGTCGACGGCACCCCCGATCTGTTCAGCGGTCAGATGCCGGACATTGGTGCGGTCATGGATGTCGACGCGGTCGTCGTTCTGCAGACGCCAGATCAACTGCCCGTAGCCGACGTCCACGGCAACGACCTCGCGGGCGTCGCGGCGCAGGAGCACGTCGGTGAATCCGCCGGTGGATGCACCGGCATCGAGGCATCGCCTGCCGGCGACCGTCAGTCCCTGCGGCTCGAATGCCTCGAGTGCACCGATCAGTTTGTGTGCCCCCCGCGATGCCCAATCGTCGCGGTCCTCCTCGACCACGACGATCGGGGTGTCCCGACCGACATTGGTGGCCGGCTTGGCGGCGATGGTGCCGTTGACCTTCACCGCGCCACGCTCCACGAGTTCGCGCGCCTGCTCGCGTGAGCGTGCGAGTCCGCGGCGTACCAGCTCGGCGTCGAGGCGCGCTCGCGCGGCCACTCAGTGACACCTCGTCCGTGCGCGCCCGGTCACCGACGGTCCACGTCCGACAACGCCGAGGTCAGCACCTCGTGCGCTTGTTCAAGCAGCTGCGTCTGGCGGGCCAGTGCCACCAAATCGATTGCCTCACCGGATTGTTCGCGAATATCGTCCACCTGACCGAGGAGTTCACGCACCCGCACCGGGACAGACTCGGCCAACTCGGGGTCGACGGCATCGACGGTCTCGGCGTGCACCTGTCCGGGCCGTGCACCGGGCATCATCTGCGGCGTCGGCCCCGTCGCCGGTGCCGGCCGCGCGGAGGCATCGTCGGGCAAGGTCATTGCTCTCGTCCCTTCACTCGGCGCCGAGACCCAGATCCTCCAACGCACTTCGGGTCGTCGGGTCATCGGCGGTGATGGTCATTTCCGTCAGGTCGATCTCGTCGGCGTCGGCGAGCGCCCAGACGCGGGCAGCCAATGACGGCAGCAGGCGCAGCCTCGCGGGCGGCTCGGATACCGGCGACACCGTCAACGTGTTGCCGGCCTGCTCGATCCGCCAGTCGTCATTGTCGGCGATACGCAGCGAGTCGGCAGGGTCGAGAACACCGGACAGGTCGGCGCAGACGAACGTCGGCCGCTGCTGTGGCGGTGCGGCCAGAAGGTCTGTGGCCGTGCTGACGCCACTGAGTACCAGGAGACTGTCGAGGCCCACCGAATGCGCGCCTTGGATGTCGGTGTCGAGTCGATCCCCCACCACCAGCGGCGTATCTGCGCCACTGCGGTTGATGGCGTCGGCCATGAGCGGCGCGGCCGGTTTTCCGGCGACGAGCGGCTCCTGGCCGGTGGCATTGGCGACCGCCGCCACCAGGGACCCGTTGCCGACGAGTAAGCCTCGCTCGGACGGCAGCGTCGCATCGACGTTGGTGGCCACCCACAGTGCGCCCGCCCGGATCGCCAGAGCGGCCTCCGACAAGCTCTCCCACGACGTCTCCGGAGAAAAGCCCTGGATGACGGCGAGTGGACAATCGTCCGCGCTACGGGTCACCGCGATCCCGACCTCACGGACTTCCTGGGCGAGACCATCGGTACCGAGCACGAGGGCGCGCGATCCGGGCTCGAGGTGCTCGGAGAGCAACCGGGCCGCCGATTGCGCACTGGTGACGACTTGCTCTGGCGTCGCCGTGAAGCCCATCGACCGAAGGTGCTCGGCAACCGCGTCCGGGCGCCTACTCGCGTTGTTGGTGACGAAGATCTTGGGCACCTCGATGCGCGCCAGCGTCTCCGGCGCACCGGCTATCGGGCTCTTCCCGGCAAAGACAGTGCCGTCCAGGTCGAGAAGCAACGCGTCGTACGCATCGACGACGCACGTGGGCGCAGGCTCCGAGGGCACCGGCTCGATCTCCACGGCCGGTGCCGCGGCAACCTCGGGAACCTGCTCGCTCTCCGGCTCCGCAACGCTCGCTTGCCGAGCGGACCCTTTCACAGAATCGGCGCTCGGCTGCGGTTCTGGCTCGAGTTGCGGTTCCGGTTCGGGCTGCGCTTCCGGCTCGGGTTCAGGTTGCGGTTCCGGCTCGGATTGCGGATCGGGCTCCACGATGTTCGCCTCGGTGTCTGCCAGGCCGTCGTGGACTGGACCGACCTCCGCCTCGGGACTACCTACCGAGATCTCCATCAACCGGAACTCGGCATCGGTCGCGTCTTCGGTATCGGCAGCCGAGGCGTTCATGAACCAGGTCGTCGCCTCGTCGAGGCGGCCGGCGGCCTCCAGGGCCGACGCGTACGCATAGAACAGTCGAGCAGCCGCGGTGCCGGTGCGGCTCGGACTCATGTCTTCCAGTTGGAGGGTCACCAGTGCCTTCTCGGGCTCCCCCAGATCCAGGCGAGCGCCGGCTTCGACGATGCGCATCTCTGTGGCTTCTTCATCGCGGAGAGCACGACCCTCCTCACTGCGGGCGATCTCGATCGCGCGCTCCGGGCGTCCCAATCCACGCTCGGCGTCGGCAATCAGCGGTAGCAGCGCCGAACCACCCGTGATCCGACGAGCGGCCCGCAGCTCCGAGATGGCTTCCTGCCATTGCCCGGCGTTATACGCGGCAACGCCGGCGGTCTCTCGGACGACCCCCACGCGCGCTGCGCGACGCCGAGCAGCGCGAGCATGTTCCAGAGCCAAATCGGCATCTTCATACAGCAGTTCCGCCACCATCACCAGATGTCGCGCTACTCGCTCTGCTGTCCCTTTCTCCAGAGACAGCAGATCACGTCGGGTATCGGGGTCGAGGTCGGAGGCGACGACATCGTCGGGAAGAGGAGGGTCGGTGGGACCGTCATTGCGTTGCCGACCCTCTCGGGGCGGGCGGCCCGACTGATCGGATCGGTCCGGACGCTGGCGGCCGCGGTTGCGGTCACGGTCATTCATGGTTGCCAATCTATTCCCTCTTCACGGCCTGGGCCGAGCCGACCCCGGTCTCACCAAGGACCGATCTGAGGTGGGTTGAATGGGTGATGCCCCGCAACACGGTGTGTTGCGGGGCATACCTCAAAATTTGTGTTCGGCGGTGTCCTACTCTCCCACACTGATTAGGGTGCAGTACCATTGGCGCTGGTGGGCTTAGCTTCCGGGTTCGGAATGGGACCGGGCGTTTCCCCACCGCTATAGCCGCCGAAACTCTGTGAAACTCGCACCAGACGAGTCTATTTTTATCTCTTCTGGTGTTGTTTCAGAAGTACATAGTGGATGCGACACATCTTCTACTCTATGCGAGTACGAAAGAATATAAGGATGTTGTTGTAAGTCCTCGGCCGATTAGTACCAGTCACCTACACCCATTACTGGGCTTCCAGTTCTGGCCTATCAACCCCATGGTCTGTGGGGGGCCTTAACCACTCAAAGGTGGTGAGAAACCTCATCTTGGAACAGGCTTCCCGCTTAGATGCTTTCAGCGGTTATCCCTTCCGAACGTAGCCAACCAGCAATGCTCCTGGCGGAACAACTGGCACACCAGAGGTTCGTCCGTCCCGGTCCTCTCGTACTAGGGACAGGTTTCCTCAAGTTTCTAACGCGCGCGGCGGATAGAGACCGAACTGTCTCACGACGTTCTAAACCCAGCTCGCGTGCCGCTTTAATGGGCGAACAGCCCAACCCTTGGGACCTACTCCAGCCCCAGGATGCGACGAGCCGACATCGAGGTGCCAAACCATCCCGTCGATATGGACTCTTGGGGAAGATCAGCCTGTTATCCCCGGGGTACCTTTTATCCGTTGAGCGACACCACTTCCACACGTTGGTGCCGGATCACTAGTCCCGACTTTCGTCCCTGCTCGACATGTACGTCTCACAGTCAAGCTCCCTTGTGCACTTACACTCACCACCTGATTGCCAACCAGGCTGAGGGAACCTTTGGGCGCCTCCGTTACCTTTTAGGAGGCAACCGCCCCAGTTAAACTACCCACCAGGCACTGTCCCTGAACCCGATCAGGGTCCGAGGTTAGAAGTCCAATACGATCAGAGTGGTATTTCAACAACGACTCCACAACCACTGGCGTGGCCACTTCACAGTCTCCCACCTATCCTACACAAACCGAACCGAACACCAATACCAAGCTATAGTGAAGGTCCCGGGGTCTTTTCGTCCTGCCGCGCGTAACGAGCATCTTTACTCGTACTGCAATTTCGCCGAGTCTGTGGTTGAGACAGCAGAGAAGTCGTTACGCCATTCGTGCAGGTCGGAACTTACCCGACAAGGAATTTCGCTACCTTAGGATGGTTATAGTTACCACCGCCGTTTACTGGGGCTTAAATTCTCAGCTTCACACCCCGAAGGGCATTAACCGGTCCTCTTAACCTTCCAGCACCGGGCAGGCGTCAGTCCGTATACATCGTCTTACGACTTCGCACGGACCTGTGTTTTTAGTAAACAGTCGCTTCTCTCTGGTCTCTGCGACCCACACCAGCTCAAACAGTAAATGTCGTCACCAGGATGGGTCCCCCTTCTCCCGAAGTTACGGGGGCATTTTGCCGAGTTCCTTAACCACAGTTCTCTCGATCGCCTTAGTATTCTCTACCTGACCACCTGTGTTGGTTTGGGGTACGGGCCGTGTACCAACTCACTAGAGGCTTTTCTCGGCAGCATAGGATCATGGAATTCACCACAACGGTTACGCATCACCTCTCAGACTATATGGGGCACGGATTTACCAATGCCCCGTCCTACAGGCTTACACCAGGACAACCATCGCCTGGCCCCACTACCTTCCTGCGTCACCCCATCGCTTGCCTACTACCACCCAAGGTCCCATGCAGCCCCCTCACGTACTCCGAAGAGTATCGATCAGGATTTGGATGGTTAGTACAGATGATTCAGCATGGACGCGGATACACGGGTACGGGAATATCAACCCGTTGTCCATCGACTACGCCTGTCGGCCTCGCCTTAGGTCCCGACTCACCCTGGGCGGATTAGCCTAGCCCAGGAACCCTTGGTCATCCGGCGGCAGAGTTTCTCACTCTGCTTTCGCTACTCATGCCTGCATTCTCACTCCCACACCCTCCACACCTAGATCACTCCGGCGCTTCCACGGATGCAGGACGCTCCCCTACCCACCCACACACCTAGACACACCCCCGCAAGGGCAAGCCAGACTAACGTGTGAGTGCCGCGGCTTCGGCGGTGTACTTGAGCCCCGCTACATTGTCGGCGCAGGATCACTTGACCAGTGAGCTATTACGCACTCTTTCAAGGGTGGCTGCTTCTAAGCCAACCTCCTGGTTGTCTTCGCGACCCCACATCCTTTTCCACTTAGTACACGCTTAGGGGCCTTAGCCGGCGATCTGGGCTGTTTCCCTCTCGACTACGAACCTTATCGCCCGCAGTCTCACTGCAGTGCTCTCACTTACCGGCATTCGGAGTTTGGCTGACGTCAGTAACCTAGTAGGGCCCATCGGCCATCCAGTAGCTCTACCTCCGGCAAGAAACACACCACGCTGCACCTAAATGCATTTCGGGGAGAACCAGCTATCACGGAGTTTGATTGGCCTTTCACCCCTACCCACAACTCATCCCCTCCATTTTCAACTGAAGTGGGTTCGGGCCTCCACGCGGTCTTACCCGCGCTTCACCCTGGCCATGGGTAGATCACTCCGCTTCGGGTCTAGACCCGGCGACTACCGTCGCAAGACAAATGTCTCCGACATTGCGCCCTATTCAGACTCGCTTTCGCTACGGCTACCCCACACGGGTTAACCTCGCCACCGAGCACTAACTCGCAGGCTCATTCTTCAAAAGGCACGCCATCACCCACGATTCACCAAAGAATCCACAGGCTTTGACGGATTGTAAGCGTCCGGTTTCAGGTACTCTTTCACTCCCCTCCCGGGGTACTTTTCACCTTTCCCTCACGGTACTAGTCCGCTATCGGTCACCAGGAAGTATTCAGGCTTACCGGGTGGTCCCGGCAGATTCACAGCAGATTCCACGAGCCCGCTGCTACTTGGGGACACCATCACGCAAGACCACACGCTTTCAGCTACCGGACTCTCACCGCCTACGGCAGACCATTCCAGGCCACTTCACCTAGCATGCAGCTTTCTCACTCACGCCCCGACAGGTAGATCGAGGAAGACAGACCCCACAACACCACACACACAACCCCTACCCGGTATCACATGCGCATGGTTTAGCCATCCTCCGCTTTCGCTCGCCACTACTCACGGAATCACAATTGTTTTCTCTTCCTATGGGTACTGAGATGTTTCACTTCCCCACGTTCCCCCCACACAGCCTATACATTCAGCTGGTGGTAACACGACATCACTCGTGCTGGGTTTCCCCATTCGGACACCCTCGGATCACAGCTCGTTTGACAACTCCCCGAGGACTATCGCGGCCTACCACGTCCTTCATCGGCCCCTGGTGCCAAGGCATCCACCGAACGCCCTCAAACACTTACAACAACACCTAAACCCACAGACGCCCCCAAAACAACAGAGCCGCCCACCAGTTTAGCCATTTGCCTTACAAACATTTTCTTTCAACTCGAACAAAACACACAAACCAAAAACATTGATTCGATATGCATTGCAAAAATAAAGATGCTCGCATCCACTATGCACTTCTCAAACAACACACACCCACAACATCACCGCATCTCCGCGCCCCACCACAGGACACCTCACCAACACGACAACCATTGCAAGCACCAAGACAACACACGAGTGTGTTCCCTCAGAACCCCGACAGTGTATTAGCAGCACCGCACCAGTCACCCAGCACGATCACCCGCAACCAACCGCACACACGATCAGCCACATGGCGTGTTTGATGTTTCACCCTATGAACACACACCCACCCAACGGACAGACGCCGCCGGCCTGGGAATGTTGCATGCTCCTTAGAAAGGAGGTGATCCAGCCGCACCTTCCGGTACGGCTACCTTGTTACGACTTCGTCCCAATCGCCGATCCCACCTTCGACAGCTCCCTCCCACAAGGGGTTAGGCCACCGGCTTCGGGTGTTACCGACTTTCATGACGTGACGGGCGGTGTGTACAAGGCCCGGGAACGTATTCACCGCAGCGTTGCTGATCTGCGATTACTAGCGACTCCGACTTCACGGGGTCGAGTTGCAGACCCCGATCCGAACTGAGACCGGCTTTAAGGGATTCGCTCCACCTCACGGTATCGCAGCCCTCTGTACCGGCCATTGTAGCATGTGTGAAGCCCTGGACATAAGGGGCATGATGACTTGACGTCATCCCCACCTTCCTCCGAGTTGACCCCGGCAGTCTCCTGCAAGTCCCCGGCATAACCCGCTGGCAATACAGGACAAGGGTTGCGCTCGTTGCGGGACTTAACCCAACATCTCACGACACGAGCTGACGACAGCCATGCACCACCTGTACACCAACCACAAGGGAACCAACATCTCTGCTGGCGTCTGGTGTATGTCAAACCCAGGTAAGGTTCTTCGCGTTGCATCGAATTAATCCACATGCTCCGCCGCTTGTGCGGGCCCCCGTCAATTCCTTTGAGTTTTAGCCTTGCGGCCGTACTCCCCAGGCGGGGTACTTAATGCGTTAGCTACGGCACGGATCCCGTGAAATGGAACCCACACCTAGTACCCACCGTTTACGGCGTGGACTACCAGGGTATCTAATCCTGTTCGCTACCCACGCTTTCGCTCCTCAGCGTCAGTTACTACCCAGAGACCCGCCTTCGCCACCGGTGTTCCTCCTGATATCTGCGCATTTCACCGCTACACCAGGAATTCCAGTCTCCCCTGTAGTACTCAAGTCTGCCCGTATCGCCTGCACGCCTGCAGTTAAGCTGCAGAATTTCACAGACGACGCGACAAACCGCCTACGAGCTCTTTACGCCCAGTAATTCCGGACAACGCTCGCACCCTACGTATTACCGCGGCTGCTGGCACGTAGTTGGCCGGTGCTTCTTCTGCAGGTACCGTCACCCGAAAGCTTCGTCCCTGCTGAAAGAGGTTTACAACCCGAAGGCCGTCATCCCTCACGCGGCGTCGCTGCATCAGGCTTGCGCCCATTGTGCAATATTCCCCACTGCTGCCTCCCGTAGGAGTCTGGGCCGTGTCTCAGTCCCAGTGTGGCCGATCACCCTCTCAGGTCGGCTACCCGTCGTCGCCTTGGTAGGCCATTACCCCACCAACAAGCTGATAGGCCGCGGGCCCATCCCCAACCGCAAAAGCTTTCCACCACAGAACATGCATCCCATGGTCATATCCGGTATTAGACCCAGTTTCCCAGGCTTATCCCAAAGTCAGGGGCAGATCACCCACGTGTTACTCACCCGTTCGCCACTCGAGCACCCTGCAAGCAGGGCCTTTCCGTTCGACTTGCATGTGTTAAGCACGCCGCCAGCGTT
Encoded proteins:
- the recN gene encoding DNA repair protein RecN; its protein translation is MLEELSIAGLGVIDGASAQFPPGFTALTGETGAGKTMIVTSLRLLAGGRADAGRVRSGAAKATVEGRFRVADPDQGPDGEVADLLESSGADLDDDGTVIAVRTVNADGRSRAHLGGRSVPVGTLGKLVSSVLTVHGQNDQLRLLRPDRQRAALDTFAGAKATKALAAYRRARAEWLAILDELDELRANSRGLAQEADRLRFGIDEIAAIDPQPGEDDSLADTIRRLTDLESIRTAASGSHEIVAGESGSVIEGLGQVRSMLEAAADDELKRLAGRVGETLTVVTDIGDELTAYLSALPTDADSLDQLLSRQGELKSLVRKYAPDIDGVIDWRTQAQTRLEQIEDPQGSVEELERRATAAAEIVADAAATLHRIRAKAATTMAGKVSKELAGLAMGDSTLSVEVGLESADADDRLAIEVDGQRAHAGADGADRVEFALVPHKGARPLPIATSASGGELSRVMLALEVVLAEPTSGSVMVFDEVDAGVGGRAAVEIGRRLARLARAHQVIVVTHLPQVAAFADNHLVIGKSTSKGAVQTSTVRALERDERIAELARMLAGLGESDTGKAHAEELLTTAETEKGS
- a CDS encoding NAD kinase codes for the protein MGNASVADSDSTGGASDPARGFERTGSAHREFLVVAHTGRETVTHTIAAIARHCAEGGVALRVIDHDTHVDPDPASEARAYPQSVADTGPIPRPPERNPLDPAHLRELGAQVAVTSGAPDSAEGCEIVIVLGGDGTFLRAAELAYPAGVPVLGINLGHIGFLAEGEANRVDEVMAQLVSGDYRVEPRMTLDVTVIDPADTEGIPQTSWALNEVAILNRTSTGVLELITEVDGRPVSAFGADGVLVSTPTGSTAYAFSAGGPVMWPDLEAILVVPSNAHALFARPMVTSPRSRIAVEVDKLGRSGFALCDGRRRLDVPAGARVEVVRSDRSVQWVRIDSDPFADRLVRKFDLPVTGWRGRQA
- a CDS encoding TlyA family RNA methyltransferase, with amino-acid sequence MAARARLDAELVRRGLARSREQARELVERGAVKVNGTIAAKPATNVGRDTPIVVVEEDRDDWASRGAHKLIGALEAFEPQGLTVAGRRCLDAGASTGGFTDVLLRRDAREVVAVDVGYGQLIWRLQNDDRVDIHDRTNVRHLTAEQIGGAVDLVVADLSFISLALVLPAFVACARPGADIVPMVKPQFEVGKDRVGSGGVVRDPDLRVEAVVKVVTEAARLGLVTRAVTASPLPGPSGNVEYFLWLQRPSGTVSASGDRVGSRGVSPVEGEATGESPARDALDGNASQPDVGPDIIRMIRQAVADGPR
- a CDS encoding HAD-IIA family hydrolase — protein: MNDRDRNRGRQRPDRSDQSGRPPREGRQRNDGPTDPPLPDDVVASDLDPDTRRDLLSLEKGTAERVARHLVMVAELLYEDADLALEHARAARRRAARVGVVRETAGVAAYNAGQWQEAISELRAARRITGGSALLPLIADAERGLGRPERAIEIARSEEGRALRDEEATEMRIVEAGARLDLGEPEKALVTLQLEDMSPSRTGTAAARLFYAYASALEAAGRLDEATTWFMNASAADTEDATDAEFRLMEISVGSPEAEVGPVHDGLADTEANIVEPDPQSEPEPQPEPEPEAQPEPEPQLEPEPQPSADSVKGSARQASVAEPESEQVPEVAAAPAVEIEPVPSEPAPTCVVDAYDALLLDLDGTVFAGKSPIAGAPETLARIEVPKIFVTNNASRRPDAVAEHLRSMGFTATPEQVVTSAQSAARLLSEHLEPGSRALVLGTDGLAQEVREVGIAVTRSADDCPLAVIQGFSPETSWESLSEAALAIRAGALWVATNVDATLPSERGLLVGNGSLVAAVANATGQEPLVAGKPAAPLMADAINRSGADTPLVVGDRLDTDIQGAHSVGLDSLLVLSGVSTATDLLAAPPQQRPTFVCADLSGVLDPADSLRIADNDDWRIEQAGNTLTVSPVSEPPARLRLLPSLAARVWALADADEIDLTEMTITADDPTTRSALEDLGLGAE